A window from Salmo trutta chromosome 29, fSalTru1.1, whole genome shotgun sequence encodes these proteins:
- the hp gene encoding haptoglobin, with product MWSSLAVLLVASCVCLAQVKIKIKIKNKTKSIDEMSDNSDLRFRRMVGGTLAPHVPWQAMVYLSKNVMNGGFAGGALISDRWVLTAGRNLFVRKSRQDTQGKEPIIPKVYLGITRYSQANASKEVAVEKVVLHPGFQSVSDWDNDLALIQLKEPFTLSEAVMPIPLPERGEDLAEAAQEKGIITGWGWGVHFTPAESLKHLVLPVVSHGFCKAEYNRDGSTPTIDDNMFCTGASKYQENVCFGDAGGALAVQDPKDGRVYAAGILSFDKTCAVRKYAVYMKLSAYMPWINSVLRGDSEKSASLRSSVMSEMYSRQL from the exons ATGTG GTCATCCCTGGCAGTGCTCCTCGTGGCCTCCTGTGTCTGTCTGGCAcaggtcaaaatcaaaatcaaaatcaaaaacaAAACCAAATCAATTGATGAGATGTCAGACAATTCAG ACCTGCGCTTCAGGCGTATGGTTGGGGGCACCCTGGCCCCTCATGTCCCCTGGCAGGCCATGGTCTATCTGAGTAAAAACGTCATGAACGGGGGCTTCGCTGGGGGAGCTCTAATCTCTGACCGCTGGGTCCTGACCGCTGGCAGGAACTTGTTTGTCAGGAAGAGTAGGCAGGACACCCAGGGGAAAGAACCAATCATCCCCAAGGTGTACCTAGGCATCACGCGATACTCCCAAGCCAATGCCTCCAAAGAAGTTGCTGTGGAAAAG GTGGTTCTGCACCCAGGCTTCCAGAGCGTGTCAGACTGGGACAACGACCTGGCTCTGATTCAGCTGAAGGAGCCATTCACCCTGAGCGAGGCTGTGATGCCCATCCCTCTGCCTGAGAGGGGTGAGGACCTGGCTGAGGCAGCCCAGGAGAAAGGCATCATCACAGGCTGGGGTTGGGGGGTCCACTTCACCCCCGCTGAGTCACTGAAACACCTGGTGTTGCCTGTGGTATCGCACGGCTTCTGTAAGGCAGAGTACAACCGCGATGGCAGCACTCCAACCATAGACGACAACATGTTCTGTACTGGAGCCAGCAAGTACCAGGAGAATGTGTGCTTTGGGGATGCAGGCGGTGCCCTGGCAGTCCAGGACCCCAAAGACGGCAGAGTGTATGCTGCAGGGATCCTATCCTTCGATAAGACCTGTGCCGTGAGGAAATACGCTGTCTACATGAAGCTCTCTGCCTACATGCCTTGGATCAACAGTGTCCTCAGGGGTGATAGTGAGAAATCAGCCAGTCTCCGCTCCAGTGTAATGTCTGAGATGTATTCGAGGCAGTTGTAG
- the LOC115167367 gene encoding sulfotransferase family cytosolic 2B member 1-like: MARLDVTETFHHISFPGHIHTQDSLKCALHFQFQDSDTVIATYPKSGTTWMQEIVTLVKNRGDQQLSKTVPNWVRAPWLEQHYSAKVLEATQGHRIITTHLPYNLLASALQGSKAKVIYVARNPKDVVVSYYHFHKMAKFLPEPNSFDEFLGSFLEGSVSYGSWFDHVKGWTSQTGVLANVLYISYEEMWLDLQGSMERISSFLQCPLVGEELTNSLRHCSFSSMRDNAMVNYTLIPKEIMDHSKGKFMRKGKIGDWRNTFTEEQIGLFDTVYSYQMQDCPLTFMWECPPESCGGGGQASGDQDRALSSNS; this comes from the exons atggcCAGGCTGGACGTGACAGAGACCTTCCATCACATCTCATTCCCTGGGCACATTCACACCCAGGACTCCCTGAAGTGTGCCCTCCACTTCCAGTTCCAGGACAGTGACACTGTCATCGCCACCTACCCCAAATCAG GGACTACCTGGATGCAGGAGATTGTCACTCTTGTGAAAAACAGAGGGGACCAACAACTCTCCAAAACGGTGCCCAACTGGGTCCGAGCCCCCTGGCTGGAACAGCATTACAGTGCAAAGGTGCTGGAGGCCACCCAGGGGCACCGAATCATCACCACTCACCTGCCCTACAACCTGCTGGCTTCTGCACTCCAGGGCTCCAAAGCTAAG GTCATCTATGTCGCCAGAAACCCCAAAGATGTTGTTGTGTCATATTACCACTTCCATAAAATGGCCAAGTTCCTCCCAGAACCCAATTCATTTGATGAGTTTCTGGGTAGTTTTCTGGAGGGATCAG TGAGTTATGGGTCCTGGTTCGATCATGTGAAAGGCTGGACGAGTCAAACAGGAGTCTTGGCAAATGTTCTTTATATCTCTTATGAGGAGATGTGGCTG GACCTGCAAGGCTCGATGGAGAGGATCAGCTCTTTCCTGCAGTGCCCCCTGGTGGGCGAGGAGTTAACCAACTCCCTGAGACACTGCAGCTTCAGCAGCATGAGAGATAACGCCATGGTGAACTACACTCTGATCCCAAAGGAGATTATGGACCACAGCAAAGGCAAATTCATGAGGAAAG GTAAAATTGGTGACTGGAGAAACACTTTCACAGAGGAGCAGATTGGTCTTTTCGACACCGTCTACAGCTACCAGATGCAAGACTGTCCCCTGACCTTCATGTGGGAGTGTCCTCCTGAGTCCTGTGGGGGAGGAGGACAGGCTTCTGGGGATCAGGATAGGGCCCTATCTAGCAATAGCTAG